In a single window of the Microbacterium sp. SL75 genome:
- the tal gene encoding transaldolase, which yields MSTPTADLSAAGVSIWLDDLSRQRIQSGNLAELIEKRDVSGVTTNPTIFAGALSKGEAYEGQVKELAAQGASVDEAIFSITTDDVRDACDIFLPVFEATNGVDGRVSIEVSPDLAHDTEGTVAQAKDLSARVDRKNVLIKIPATKAGLPAITEVIGAGISVNVTLIFSLERYEEVIDAYLAGVEKARDAGHDIANLQSVASFFVSRVDTEIDKRLAAIGTDEAADLKGKAGIANARLAYELFEKKFAEPRAKELLDAGATVQRPLWASTGVKDPALPDTLYVTELVAPGTVNTMPEKTLEATFDHGVITGDTVTGAYSDAHEVFDRLAAAGVDVTDATQVLEDEGVEKFIASWHELQDTVKTALQAGSAQAAQ from the coding sequence ATGAGCACTCCCACCGCAGATCTCTCCGCCGCAGGCGTCAGCATCTGGCTCGACGACCTGTCGCGTCAGCGCATCCAGTCCGGCAACCTCGCCGAGCTCATCGAGAAGCGCGACGTCTCGGGCGTCACCACCAACCCGACGATCTTCGCCGGTGCGCTGTCGAAGGGCGAGGCGTACGAGGGCCAGGTCAAAGAGCTCGCAGCCCAGGGCGCCAGCGTCGACGAGGCGATCTTCTCGATCACCACCGACGACGTGCGCGACGCGTGCGACATCTTCCTCCCGGTCTTCGAGGCCACCAACGGCGTCGACGGTCGCGTCTCGATCGAGGTCTCCCCCGACCTCGCGCACGACACCGAGGGCACCGTCGCTCAGGCGAAGGACCTCTCGGCCCGCGTCGACCGCAAGAACGTCCTCATCAAGATCCCCGCGACCAAGGCCGGCCTGCCCGCCATCACCGAGGTCATCGGCGCCGGCATCTCGGTCAACGTCACGCTCATCTTCAGCCTCGAGCGCTACGAAGAGGTCATCGACGCGTACCTCGCGGGCGTCGAGAAGGCGCGCGACGCCGGTCACGACATCGCGAACCTGCAGTCCGTCGCGTCGTTCTTCGTCTCGCGGGTCGACACCGAGATCGACAAGCGTCTCGCCGCGATCGGCACCGACGAGGCCGCCGACCTCAAGGGCAAGGCCGGCATCGCCAACGCGCGCCTGGCCTACGAGCTCTTCGAGAAGAAGTTCGCCGAGCCCCGCGCCAAGGAGCTCCTGGATGCCGGTGCCACGGTGCAGCGTCCGCTGTGGGCCTCGACCGGGGTCAAGGACCCGGCTCTGCCCGACACGCTCTACGTGACCGAGCTCGTCGCCCCCGGCACCGTGAACACGATGCCCGAGAAGACGCTCGAGGCCACGTTCGACCACGGCGTCATCACCGGCGACACCGTCACCGGCGCGTACTCCGACGCGCACGAGGTCTTCGACCGCCTCGCCGCGGCAGGCGTCGACGTCACCGACGCCACCCAGGTGCTCGAGGACGAGGGCGTCGAGAAGTTCATCGCCTCCTGGCACGAGCTGCAGGACACCGTGAAGACCGCACTGCAGGCCGGAAGCGCCCAGGCCGCGCAGTGA
- a CDS encoding helix-turn-helix transcriptional regulator has product MPFFGRDREKQVTDKDVAAHNGSARLLFGEPGIGKTRLAWAIAERHETVVVSASPSERMWPYSGLSAAAAALGGARGAAIDGLLARGRDWPEHLFAEELNRTLHLVHDEPAVLVIDDLDEMDNASIVVLSFVFARLHGTGLTVLATARESGGRHDFTGMAHTRIRRLSFDESVDLARSVLGSSTAAAVLYTIAEFTAGHPGTIVRVRLTPREAAGDQPLPLPLRLADDRARRRREGRTADDPRVTSLLDLLAVGPVFSYDRLELVAEERGVDLEALIDDGLVSVHDELARIADPARRLSHHAALSTEERRRLHVRAAQEHESAHPATYLWHTSFIQPEADREGLLVAAVELARGGDHPEAIEFAERALASEISPEVRCRHLIDLGEALVLHGQDVQGRHYLNRAGHAAQPDLRARAALARLRATAAIEHMIDEAAIAVAVDADDGRTAEHVLCESALLHLWHGELERARELIATAIERGVATTETALVARLLEELGTDTLSDLTIDTGVATASADAELPIELELLQLRAGVMREEYAAVRRRIRGLLERTPRLAPIWRDHLLCLLVTNEVRGGDPLGAHEAVVAWRREWVDGRTVDVATILVLASAAALDPLAPQAGALVRQGRELCRRAGTPTLLPWFAVIEGQTALAEGRYDDAVVSLQAGRDAVEADDPALLRADADLIEALWLSGRRAQAQQELHGLERAARRSPRRWTTLALARSRAICSSDRDAVGAFREAEAIYRTDDAPLERRRLARARERCVTVHERVLLRPVPRAETRSRSLTAQEHDVVALVEKGLRNREIAASLFLSLRTVELRLTGIYRKLGVSSRAHLIATLHNAAS; this is encoded by the coding sequence ATGCCATTTTTCGGTCGAGACCGAGAAAAGCAGGTCACAGATAAAGACGTCGCGGCGCACAACGGCTCGGCGAGATTGTTGTTCGGAGAGCCCGGAATCGGCAAGACGCGCCTCGCGTGGGCTATCGCCGAGCGGCACGAGACGGTCGTCGTGTCGGCGAGCCCGAGTGAGCGCATGTGGCCGTACTCGGGGCTGTCGGCCGCTGCCGCGGCTCTCGGCGGCGCACGGGGAGCCGCCATCGACGGTCTGCTGGCTCGAGGTCGCGACTGGCCGGAGCACCTGTTCGCCGAGGAGCTGAACCGGACTCTGCATCTGGTCCACGACGAACCCGCCGTCCTCGTCATCGACGACCTCGATGAGATGGACAATGCGAGCATCGTCGTGCTGTCCTTCGTGTTCGCCCGCCTGCACGGGACGGGACTCACCGTCCTCGCCACCGCCCGCGAGTCCGGCGGCCGCCACGACTTCACGGGTATGGCGCATACGCGGATCCGGCGGCTGTCGTTCGACGAGTCCGTCGACCTCGCCCGGTCGGTCCTCGGATCGAGCACCGCCGCGGCCGTCCTCTACACGATCGCGGAGTTCACGGCGGGCCACCCGGGCACGATCGTCCGTGTGCGGCTGACGCCTCGAGAGGCCGCCGGCGACCAGCCCCTTCCCCTCCCCCTGCGCCTGGCAGACGACCGCGCACGTCGTCGCAGGGAAGGGCGTACCGCCGATGACCCGCGAGTGACCTCGCTGCTCGATCTGCTGGCGGTCGGCCCCGTCTTCAGCTATGACAGGTTGGAACTCGTCGCCGAGGAGCGCGGCGTCGACCTCGAGGCGCTCATCGACGACGGTCTCGTCTCGGTGCACGACGAGCTGGCCCGCATCGCCGACCCTGCCCGCCGGCTGAGCCACCACGCGGCGCTGTCGACGGAAGAACGTCGTCGACTCCATGTCCGAGCGGCGCAGGAGCACGAGAGCGCACACCCGGCCACCTACCTGTGGCACACCAGCTTCATCCAGCCCGAGGCGGACCGCGAGGGACTGCTCGTCGCGGCCGTCGAGCTCGCCCGCGGCGGCGATCACCCCGAGGCGATCGAGTTCGCGGAGAGAGCGCTGGCCAGCGAGATCTCTCCCGAGGTGCGCTGCCGCCACCTCATCGACCTCGGCGAGGCCTTGGTGCTGCACGGTCAAGACGTGCAGGGGCGGCACTACCTGAACCGAGCCGGGCACGCGGCCCAGCCGGATCTTCGCGCTCGGGCGGCTCTCGCTCGGCTTCGCGCCACGGCGGCGATCGAGCACATGATCGACGAGGCCGCCATCGCCGTCGCGGTCGATGCCGACGACGGCCGCACCGCCGAGCACGTCCTGTGCGAAAGCGCCCTCCTGCATCTCTGGCACGGCGAACTCGAGCGAGCCCGGGAGCTGATCGCCACGGCGATCGAGCGCGGTGTCGCCACGACCGAGACCGCTCTGGTGGCGAGATTGCTGGAAGAGCTGGGGACCGACACCCTCTCGGACCTGACGATCGACACCGGCGTCGCCACGGCGTCGGCGGACGCCGAGCTGCCGATCGAGCTGGAGTTGCTTCAGTTGAGAGCCGGAGTCATGCGCGAGGAGTACGCCGCGGTGCGCCGCCGGATCCGAGGGCTGCTCGAGCGTACCCCCCGCTTGGCGCCGATCTGGCGCGACCACCTCTTGTGCCTGCTCGTCACGAACGAGGTTCGCGGAGGCGACCCCCTCGGAGCACACGAGGCCGTCGTCGCGTGGCGGCGGGAATGGGTCGACGGTCGCACCGTCGACGTCGCGACGATTCTCGTGCTGGCCTCGGCCGCGGCTCTCGACCCGCTCGCCCCGCAGGCCGGCGCTCTGGTGCGGCAGGGACGCGAACTGTGCCGGAGAGCAGGGACCCCGACTCTTCTTCCGTGGTTCGCCGTCATCGAGGGGCAGACGGCCCTGGCAGAGGGCCGCTATGACGACGCCGTCGTATCGCTGCAAGCCGGGCGGGACGCGGTCGAAGCCGACGACCCGGCTCTGCTGCGCGCCGACGCCGACCTGATCGAGGCGCTCTGGCTCAGCGGACGGCGGGCGCAGGCCCAGCAGGAGCTGCACGGGCTCGAACGCGCGGCCCGACGTTCCCCGCGCCGCTGGACGACGCTGGCCCTCGCGCGGTCGCGAGCGATCTGCTCCTCGGATCGCGACGCCGTCGGTGCGTTCCGCGAGGCCGAGGCGATCTACCGCACGGACGATGCGCCGCTCGAGCGCCGCCGTCTCGCGCGCGCTCGCGAGCGCTGCGTCACCGTCCACGAACGCGTCCTCCTGCGCCCCGTGCCCCGCGCCGAGACGCGCAGTCGCTCCCTCACCGCCCAAGAGCACGATGTCGTCGCTCTGGTCGAGAAGGGCCTGCGCAACCGCGAGATCGCGGCATCCCTCTTCCTCTCCCTCCGCACCGTCGAGCTGCGCCTCACCGGGATCTACCGCAAGCTCGGGGTCAGCTCGCGCGCCCACCTCATCGCCACACTGCACAACGCCGCGAGCTGA
- a CDS encoding glucose-6-phosphate dehydrogenase assembly protein OpcA: MIIDLPDTTVSAISKKLVSVREEGGAVALGRVLTLIIVTHHGAEEEVIEAANDASREHPMRVIAVLFGDGDVEPRLDAQIRVGGDAGASEVVVLRAHGAAGSNAESLVTGLLLPDAPVVAWWPADAPDDPSHSAIGRIAQRRITDASSQADPAAWVAHLGEHYAPGDTDFAWTRVTRWREQLAAVLDQPPYEPVTAIEVRGAADSPSTALLAAWLGMKLEAPVDYAYLPADEWSSGIKSVRLTRASGDTLLERPESGVAVLTQPGQPTHDLAFPRRTLRECLAEELRRLDPDLLYGRVITEGHDLLLAASERNAS; this comes from the coding sequence GTGATCATCGATCTTCCCGACACCACTGTCAGCGCCATCTCGAAGAAGCTCGTGAGCGTGCGCGAAGAGGGCGGCGCCGTGGCCCTCGGCCGCGTGCTGACGCTCATCATCGTCACGCACCACGGTGCCGAAGAAGAGGTCATCGAGGCCGCGAACGACGCGTCGCGCGAGCACCCGATGCGCGTCATCGCCGTCCTGTTCGGCGACGGCGATGTCGAGCCGCGTCTCGACGCGCAGATCCGCGTGGGCGGCGACGCCGGGGCGAGCGAGGTCGTGGTGCTCCGTGCCCACGGCGCCGCGGGCTCCAACGCCGAGAGTCTCGTGACCGGTCTGCTGCTCCCCGACGCGCCGGTCGTCGCGTGGTGGCCGGCCGACGCTCCCGACGATCCATCGCATTCCGCGATCGGTCGCATCGCCCAGCGTCGCATCACCGACGCGTCCTCTCAGGCGGATCCCGCCGCGTGGGTCGCGCACCTCGGCGAGCACTACGCCCCCGGCGACACCGACTTCGCATGGACCCGCGTGACGCGCTGGCGCGAGCAGTTGGCCGCGGTCCTCGACCAGCCGCCCTACGAGCCGGTCACCGCGATCGAGGTCCGCGGCGCCGCCGACTCCCCCTCCACCGCCCTGCTGGCGGCGTGGCTGGGAATGAAGCTCGAAGCCCCCGTCGACTACGCGTACCTGCCCGCGGACGAGTGGTCGAGCGGCATCAAGTCGGTCCGTCTGACGCGGGCAAGCGGCGACACCCTTCTCGAGCGCCCGGAGTCCGGTGTCGCGGTGCTGACCCAGCCGGGTCAGCCCACGCACGACCTGGCATTCCCCCGGCGCACGCTCCGCGAGTGCCTCGCCGAGGAGCTCCGCCGCCTCGACCCCGACCTGCTCTACGGTCGCGTCATCACCGAGGGGCACGACCTTCTGCTCGCAGCGAGCGAGCGGAACGCGTCATGA
- a CDS encoding glucose-6-phosphate isomerase, with product MTLAVKVTGHVKSVVDAELPGLTGSLIASGITAGDASLWGAAAEDEASRRLGWVRAVSVSRPLVPEITALRDELVAQGVTRVVLAGMGGSSLAPEVIAQSAGVPLVILDSTAPGQVLAAIDGDAESGGLEKTVLVVSSKSGSTIETDSAKRAFEAAFRDLGIDPVGRIVVVTDPGSPLEESALADGYRVFTADPTVGGRYSALTAFGLVPTGLAGVDIEDLLDEADATLLEVAIDSPENPALVLAAAIAGGGDLRRDKLGLVTDGSHIIGLPDWIEQLVAESTGKNGTGILPVVLLPVSPELETRPDDLQVVRFVDDADAFHLFERHTGEVLVSGSLGAQFVVWEYATAIAGRLLGIDPFDQPDVESAKTATRGLLDAQPAPTAPAFVDGGVEVRVSDPALAASGTVAGVLAALWQTVPADGYVSVQAYVNRLDLAQLAGLRELVAADSGRPTTFGWGPRFLHSTGQYHKGGPATGVFLQILERTDVDLEIPGRPFTFGQLIQAQAAGDASVLAEGHGRPVVTLTLTDPQVEVLSLFEAAQ from the coding sequence GTGACTCTCGCCGTCAAGGTCACCGGCCACGTCAAGTCGGTCGTCGACGCGGAGCTGCCGGGCCTGACGGGCTCGCTCATCGCGTCGGGCATCACCGCGGGCGACGCCTCCCTGTGGGGCGCCGCCGCGGAGGACGAGGCCTCGCGTCGGCTCGGGTGGGTGCGGGCGGTCTCCGTCTCGCGCCCGCTCGTGCCCGAGATCACGGCCCTGCGCGACGAGCTCGTCGCGCAGGGCGTGACCCGTGTCGTCCTGGCGGGGATGGGCGGATCCTCGCTCGCCCCCGAGGTCATCGCGCAGTCAGCGGGCGTACCTCTCGTCATCCTCGACTCGACCGCTCCGGGCCAGGTGCTGGCTGCGATCGACGGCGATGCCGAGTCCGGTGGCCTCGAGAAGACCGTGCTGGTGGTCTCGAGCAAGTCGGGCTCCACGATCGAGACCGATTCCGCCAAGCGCGCCTTCGAGGCCGCCTTCCGCGACCTCGGCATCGACCCGGTGGGTCGCATCGTCGTCGTCACCGACCCCGGCTCCCCGCTGGAGGAGTCGGCTCTCGCCGACGGCTACCGCGTCTTCACCGCCGACCCCACCGTGGGTGGGCGCTACTCGGCACTGACGGCGTTCGGACTCGTCCCCACGGGCCTCGCGGGCGTCGACATCGAGGATCTCCTCGACGAGGCGGATGCCACGTTGCTCGAGGTCGCGATCGACTCGCCCGAGAACCCGGCGCTCGTGCTGGCGGCAGCCATCGCCGGAGGCGGCGACCTGCGCCGCGACAAGCTCGGACTGGTCACCGACGGCAGCCACATCATCGGCCTCCCCGACTGGATCGAGCAGCTGGTGGCCGAGTCGACGGGTAAGAACGGCACCGGCATCCTGCCCGTCGTCCTGCTCCCGGTCTCGCCCGAGCTCGAGACGAGACCGGACGACCTTCAGGTCGTGCGCTTCGTCGACGACGCCGACGCCTTCCACCTGTTCGAGCGCCACACCGGCGAGGTGCTGGTGAGCGGCTCACTCGGCGCGCAGTTCGTCGTGTGGGAGTACGCCACCGCGATCGCCGGTCGGCTGCTCGGGATCGACCCCTTCGATCAGCCCGACGTCGAGTCGGCCAAGACCGCGACGCGCGGTCTGCTCGACGCGCAACCCGCCCCCACCGCCCCGGCCTTCGTCGATGGCGGAGTAGAGGTGCGCGTCTCCGACCCGGCCCTGGCGGCCAGCGGAACGGTCGCCGGTGTGCTCGCGGCGCTGTGGCAGACGGTACCCGCGGACGGCTACGTCAGCGTTCAGGCGTACGTGAACCGACTCGACCTCGCCCAGCTTGCGGGACTGCGCGAACTCGTGGCCGCCGATTCCGGTCGCCCCACGACGTTCGGGTGGGGACCGCGGTTCCTGCACTCCACCGGGCAGTACCACAAGGGAGGACCCGCGACCGGCGTCTTCCTGCAGATCCTCGAACGCACCGATGTCGACCTCGAAATCCCCGGTCGACCGTTCACGTTCGGACAACTCATCCAGGCACAGGCCGCGGGAGACGCGAGCGTGTTGGCGGAGGGCCACGGCCGTCCCGTCGTCACGCTGACGCTGACCGACCCGCAGGTCGAGGTCCTCTCACTCTTCGAGGCGGCACAGTAA
- the tkt gene encoding transketolase: MSDFEWDDIDRRAVDTARVLAADAVEKVGNGHPGTAMSLAPAAYLLYQRVMRHDPADTHWPGRDRFILSVGHSSLTQYVQLYLGGFGLEKKDLEALRTWGSLTPGHPEYGHTDGVEITTGPLGQGLASSVGFAYAARYERGLFDPESPAGESPFDHYVYVIAGDGDLQEGVTSEASSLAGHQELGNLIAIYDSNQISIEDDTNVAFTEDVQKRYEAYGWHVQTVDWKKTGEYVEDVAELHAAIERAQGETSKPSLIILKTIIGWPSPGKQNSGKIHGSALGADELKATKEVLGFDPEQHFAVDDDVIAHTRKLVERGEAEKAAWQQKFDAWAEAHPERKQLWDRLQARELPEGIADALPAFEAGKDVSTRAASGTVINALAAELPELWGGSADLAESNLTTIKDAKSFIPAEWSTHEWSGDAYGRVLHFGIREHAMGAILNGIVLHGPTRPFGGTFLIFSDYMRPPVRLAALMNIPTIFVWTHDSVALGEDGPTHQPIEQIATLRAIPNFALVRPADANETSVVWLEMLRRTAGPAGIALTRQNIPVFARGEGAASGDEFASAEGAVKGAYVLAEAKNGEPDVILIATGSEVQLAVEARETLAAEGVHARVVSAPSLEWFAEQDEAYRESVLPSSVKARVSVEAGSALSWAGIVGDAGRSVAIDHFGASADYKTLFQKFGITTEHVVEAARESLAAAGAAAGQTSATQK, translated from the coding sequence TTGTCGGACTTCGAATGGGATGACATCGATCGGCGCGCGGTGGACACCGCTCGCGTTCTCGCGGCGGATGCCGTGGAGAAGGTGGGCAACGGCCACCCCGGAACCGCGATGTCGCTCGCTCCCGCGGCCTACCTGCTCTACCAGCGCGTCATGCGCCACGATCCCGCCGACACCCACTGGCCGGGTCGCGATCGCTTCATCCTGTCGGTCGGGCACTCCTCGCTGACGCAGTACGTGCAGCTGTACCTCGGCGGCTTCGGTCTCGAGAAGAAGGACCTCGAGGCGCTGCGCACCTGGGGCTCGCTGACCCCCGGCCACCCCGAGTACGGTCACACCGACGGCGTCGAGATCACCACGGGTCCCCTCGGCCAGGGACTCGCCTCCTCGGTCGGCTTCGCCTACGCGGCGCGCTACGAGCGCGGTCTGTTCGACCCCGAGTCCCCCGCCGGCGAGAGCCCCTTCGACCACTACGTCTACGTCATCGCCGGTGATGGCGACCTCCAGGAGGGCGTGACCAGCGAGGCCTCCTCGCTCGCCGGCCATCAGGAGCTCGGCAACCTCATCGCCATCTACGACTCGAACCAGATCTCGATCGAGGACGACACCAACGTCGCCTTCACCGAGGACGTCCAGAAGCGCTACGAGGCCTACGGCTGGCACGTGCAGACGGTCGACTGGAAGAAGACCGGCGAGTACGTCGAGGACGTCGCCGAACTCCACGCGGCGATCGAGCGCGCCCAGGGCGAGACGAGCAAGCCCTCGCTCATCATCCTCAAGACGATCATCGGTTGGCCCTCGCCCGGCAAGCAGAACTCCGGCAAGATCCACGGCTCCGCCCTCGGCGCCGATGAGCTCAAGGCGACGAAGGAGGTGCTCGGTTTCGATCCCGAGCAGCACTTCGCCGTCGACGACGACGTCATCGCCCACACGCGCAAGCTGGTCGAGCGGGGCGAGGCCGAGAAGGCCGCCTGGCAGCAGAAGTTCGACGCCTGGGCCGAGGCCCACCCCGAGCGCAAGCAGCTGTGGGACCGCCTGCAGGCGCGCGAGCTCCCCGAGGGCATCGCCGACGCGCTCCCCGCCTTCGAAGCGGGCAAGGACGTCTCGACCCGCGCCGCCAGCGGCACGGTCATCAACGCCCTGGCCGCCGAGCTCCCCGAGCTCTGGGGCGGTTCGGCCGATCTCGCCGAGTCCAACCTGACGACGATCAAGGATGCCAAGTCCTTCATCCCCGCCGAGTGGTCGACGCACGAGTGGTCCGGCGACGCCTACGGGCGTGTGCTGCACTTCGGCATTCGCGAGCACGCGATGGGCGCGATCCTCAACGGCATCGTCCTGCACGGGCCCACGCGTCCCTTCGGCGGCACGTTCCTCATCTTCAGCGACTACATGCGCCCGCCGGTGCGTCTGGCCGCGCTGATGAACATCCCGACGATCTTCGTCTGGACGCACGACTCCGTCGCCCTCGGCGAGGACGGTCCCACGCACCAGCCGATCGAGCAGATCGCCACGCTCCGCGCCATCCCGAACTTCGCCCTCGTGCGTCCCGCGGATGCCAACGAGACGAGCGTGGTCTGGCTCGAGATGCTGCGCCGCACCGCCGGCCCCGCCGGTATCGCCCTGACCCGCCAGAACATCCCCGTCTTCGCCCGCGGCGAGGGCGCGGCATCCGGTGACGAGTTCGCCTCCGCCGAAGGCGCGGTCAAGGGAGCGTACGTCCTGGCCGAGGCCAAGAACGGCGAGCCCGACGTGATCCTCATCGCGACCGGCTCCGAGGTGCAGCTGGCCGTCGAGGCGCGAGAGACGCTCGCGGCCGAGGGTGTGCACGCCCGCGTCGTGTCGGCCCCCTCGCTCGAGTGGTTCGCCGAGCAGGACGAGGCGTACCGCGAGTCGGTGCTGCCCTCGTCGGTCAAGGCACGCGTGTCGGTCGAGGCAGGCTCCGCCCTCAGCTGGGCGGGCATCGTCGGCGATGCCGGTCGCTCGGTCGCGATCGACCACTTCGGTGCGTCGGCCGACTACAAGACCCTTTTCCAGAAGTTCGGCATCACGACGGAGCACGTCGTCGAGGCCGCCCGCGAGTCGCTTGCTGCCGCGGGAGCGGCAGCCGGACAGACGTCCGCAACGCAGAAGTAA
- the zwf gene encoding glucose-6-phosphate dehydrogenase translates to MVVEITPGHNPLRDPEDRRLSRIAGPSALVIFGVTGDLSRKKLMPAVYDLANRGLLPPGFALVGFARRDWEDQDFAKVVYESVKKYARTEFREETWKELLEGIRFVQGEFDDPEAFQRLRATVDKLDTERGTMGNHAYYLSIPPKAFPLVTTQLKASGLVGDESDGVNGWRRVVIEKPFGHDLASARELNEVVESAFPADSIFRIDHYLGKETVQNILALRFANELYEPIWNRNYVDHVQITMAEDIGVGGRAGYYDGIGAARDVIQNHLLQLLALTAMEEPISFNAADLRAEKEKVLAAVRVPENLAEATARGQYAGGWQGGEQVLGFLEEDGMNPESVTETYAAIKLEINTRRWSGVPFYVRSGKRLGRRVTEVAVVFKRAPQQLFSQSQTQELGQNALVIRVQPDEGVTIRFGSKVPGDGTQVRDVTMDFGYGHAFTEASPEAYERLILDVLLGDPPLFPRHEEVELSWKILDPIEEFWAAQGGPLEQYSPGSWGPASADELLARDGRTWRRP, encoded by the coding sequence ATGGTCGTAGAGATCACTCCGGGTCACAATCCGTTGCGCGATCCCGAGGATCGTCGCTTGAGCCGAATTGCGGGGCCCAGCGCCCTCGTGATCTTCGGCGTCACCGGCGACCTCTCGCGCAAGAAACTCATGCCGGCGGTCTACGACCTCGCCAACCGCGGGCTGTTGCCCCCGGGCTTCGCGCTCGTGGGGTTCGCACGCCGCGACTGGGAGGACCAGGACTTCGCGAAAGTCGTCTACGAGTCGGTCAAGAAGTACGCCCGCACGGAGTTCCGCGAGGAGACGTGGAAAGAACTCCTCGAGGGCATCCGCTTCGTCCAGGGCGAGTTCGACGACCCCGAAGCCTTCCAGCGCCTGCGTGCGACGGTCGACAAGCTCGACACCGAGCGCGGCACGATGGGCAACCACGCCTACTACCTCTCGATCCCGCCGAAGGCCTTCCCGCTGGTGACCACCCAGCTCAAGGCATCGGGGCTCGTCGGAGACGAGTCCGACGGCGTCAACGGGTGGCGTCGCGTGGTCATCGAGAAGCCGTTCGGCCACGATCTCGCTTCCGCTCGCGAGCTGAACGAGGTCGTCGAGAGCGCCTTCCCCGCCGACTCGATCTTCCGCATCGACCACTACCTCGGCAAAGAGACGGTGCAGAACATCCTCGCGCTGCGTTTCGCCAACGAGCTGTACGAGCCGATCTGGAATCGCAACTACGTCGATCACGTGCAGATCACCATGGCGGAGGACATCGGTGTCGGCGGCCGAGCCGGCTACTACGACGGCATCGGTGCAGCCCGTGACGTCATCCAAAACCACCTGCTCCAGCTCCTGGCCCTCACCGCGATGGAAGAGCCCATCAGCTTCAACGCCGCGGATCTGCGTGCCGAGAAGGAGAAGGTGCTCGCCGCGGTCCGCGTGCCCGAGAACCTCGCCGAGGCCACCGCTCGCGGTCAGTACGCCGGCGGGTGGCAGGGCGGGGAGCAGGTGCTCGGCTTCCTCGAGGAAGACGGCATGAATCCCGAGTCGGTCACCGAGACGTACGCGGCGATCAAGCTCGAGATCAACACGCGCCGCTGGTCGGGCGTGCCCTTCTACGTCCGCAGCGGCAAACGCCTGGGCCGCCGCGTGACCGAGGTTGCCGTCGTGTTCAAGCGCGCGCCGCAGCAGCTGTTCTCGCAGAGCCAGACGCAGGAGCTGGGGCAGAACGCCCTCGTCATCCGTGTTCAGCCCGACGAGGGTGTGACGATCCGTTTCGGCTCGAAGGTCCCCGGCGACGGCACCCAGGTGCGCGACGTCACGATGGACTTCGGCTACGGGCACGCTTTCACCGAGGCGAGCCCCGAGGCCTACGAGCGCCTCATCCTCGACGTGCTGCTCGGAGACCCGCCGCTGTTCCCCCGTCACGAAGAGGTGGAGCTCAGCTGGAAGATCCTCGACCCGATCGAGGAGTTCTGGGCCGCCCAGGGCGGTCCGCTCGAACAGTATTCGCCCGGTTCGTGGGGTCCGGCTTCCGCCGACGAACTCCTCGCCCGCGACGGCCGCACCTGGAGACGCCCGTGA
- the pgl gene encoding 6-phosphogluconolactonase — MTDNGSAKQVIIKPDAETLASYVATRFVNRIVKRVAEGKRMHVCLTGGTMGGAVLRTAARDERIGQIDWSLVHFWFGDERFVPRDSDDRNEKQAREAFLDHLDIPAENIHTVASSEDGLDLDAAAIAYADELAQFAPSDRSETGPWPAFDICFLGVGPDAHIASLFPDRPEISVVDRATVPVRNSPKPPSERVSLTRPVINSSKRVWMVVAGADKAAALGLALAGASYQSVPAAGAKGRRRTAFFVDEVAADQVPPQLIDREY; from the coding sequence ATGACCGACAACGGCTCGGCCAAACAGGTCATCATCAAGCCGGATGCCGAGACCCTGGCATCCTACGTCGCCACCCGTTTCGTGAACCGCATCGTCAAGCGCGTCGCCGAGGGCAAGCGCATGCACGTGTGCCTGACCGGCGGGACGATGGGCGGAGCGGTGCTGCGCACGGCCGCGCGCGACGAGCGCATCGGGCAGATCGACTGGTCGCTCGTGCACTTCTGGTTCGGCGACGAGCGGTTCGTTCCGCGCGACTCCGACGATCGCAACGAGAAGCAGGCGCGCGAGGCGTTCCTGGACCACCTCGACATCCCGGCCGAGAACATCCACACCGTGGCCTCGAGCGAAGACGGACTCGACCTCGATGCGGCGGCCATCGCCTACGCCGACGAGCTGGCGCAATTCGCGCCGTCCGATCGCAGCGAAACCGGTCCGTGGCCCGCGTTCGACATCTGCTTCCTCGGTGTCGGTCCCGACGCGCACATCGCCTCGCTGTTTCCGGATCGCCCCGAGATCTCGGTGGTCGATCGAGCCACCGTGCCGGTGCGCAACTCCCCCAAGCCGCCGAGCGAGCGTGTGTCGCTGACGCGACCGGTGATCAATTCGTCCAAGCGCGTGTGGATGGTCGTGGCGGGTGCCGACAAGGCCGCTGCTCTGGGCCTCGCCCTCGCCGGCGCCAGCTATCAGAGCGTGCCGGCGGCCGGAGCCAAGGGACGCCGCCGCACGGCGTTCTTCGTCGACGAGGTCGCGGCCGACCAGGTTCCGCCGCAGCTCATCGACCGCGAGTACTGA